In Actinomyces sp. zg-332, the following proteins share a genomic window:
- a CDS encoding peroxiredoxin encodes MSDNELLGKKVEFALPSSSGEEFVSNDHLPLVVYFYPKDNTPGCTIESMDFNKHLEDFQKLGYTVVGISKDSVKSHQSFCLKKGFNFELLSDEDGKVCEEFKVLKVKKMFGKEVKGIERSTFVLNEDSVVVKAWNKVSVDGHVEEIIEALTQEDKN; translated from the coding sequence ATGAGTGACAATGAATTATTAGGTAAAAAGGTTGAGTTTGCTTTGCCGTCTTCTAGTGGTGAAGAATTTGTTAGTAATGACCACTTACCTTTAGTAGTATATTTTTATCCCAAAGATAATACTCCAGGATGTACCATTGAAAGCATGGATTTTAATAAGCACTTGGAAGATTTTCAAAAGCTTGGTTATACTGTCGTTGGAATTTCAAAGGATAGTGTTAAAAGTCATCAGAGCTTTTGCTTGAAAAAGGGCTTTAACTTCGAGCTTTTAAGTGATGAAGATGGCAAAGTTTGTGAAGAATTTAAAGTCTTAAAAGTAAAGAAAATGTTCGGAAAAGAAGTAAAAGGAATTGAACGATCAACTTTTGTGTTAAATGAAGATAGTGTTGTAGTAAAAGCATGGAATAAAGTGTCAGTAGATGGCCACGTTGAAGAAATTATTGAAGCTTTGACACAGGAAGATAAGAATTAG